The DNA segment ACGGACAGTTGAACCTCTGGATTAAATGTCTCTCCTATTGATCTTGGAAATTTCAAGGGTCATGACGCCCGTCATGACCCTTACTTAAACGCATCGATAGCTTCATTTTTCAGAAAAGTTTCATTTCCTCAAGTAGTACATTAGAGATAAAGCAAGATGCTTCGAACTGAATACATGAGTAGGAGAAGATTTATTTCAAGAACTTGTTTCCGATTAAATATCATAAAAATAGTATGAAATGTGGTCCCGTCTTCCCCCTCACTCTTTCAATTCATTTTCATTTGCCACTTTATTTATTCTTTCTAGCATTGTCGGATGTGAATATCGAAACCATTTTACGAGTAATGGAGGATTCACTTCACTTAATCCTGACTTCGTAAGTTCTTGAAAAGTTTTGACAGCTGCTTCCGGGTCGTTCATTAGGTCGATTGCATACTGATCAGCTCTTATTTCCTGATATCTAGAACTATAATTTGAAATTGGACTTGATACGAATAATAGAAAAGATGTAATCAGTAAAAATAATGGCAATGAATGAATAGCGTTTACTCGTTTAATTTTTAATACACGCCCAAAGCGGTGGATGACCCAAGGCATTATTTTAGCAGTTAACCAGAGCCCGACAAGCGTCGTTAGGATATAACCCGCGATTTTGAAGTATATATGTTTTTCCACATAATGCCCCATCTCATGAGCCATAATGAAGAGAATTTCATTTTCTGATAAGCGGTTTAAAGTCGTATCCCATAATACGATTCTTGAATTATTCCCAATCCCCGTAACATAGGCATTTAGAGCATTTGTCTTTTCCGCCATGTTAACTTCATACACATGTTCTGCTGGAATTTTTGCTTGCTCAGCCAACGCAAGAATTTTCGTCTCTAATTCTTTATTTGTTAGCGGATAAAAATCATTATATAATGGGTCAATTATTACTGGTTGAATAAACATGAGGAAAATGGAGAACGGAATCATTAGTAACCAAGCATTTAACCACCATCTCTTTGTGCTTTTATTTATAAGCCAATACAGAACCGTTACAATTACTAAAGTCGTCCCTAAGTTAACCCAAAAATCAATGACATTATCACTCATCCAAGAATTGAAATCCTGGGTGCTAATCCCATATTTTTTACTTAAGAAATATCTGTAATAATCGAAAGGAAATAAAAGAATAAACGTAAGAACGGACAGTAAAAATACATATACTCCATTTTGTAAAATTGCCCATTTATTCTGTAAAGGAATCCACCTTTCAAACGCTAGAGAAAGTCCAGTAATCAGGATAAATAAATAGACAAGCCATTCATATGGTATTGATACAAAAAAGAGAAAATTTTTTATTCTTGAATACTCCTCGCTAAGGTACAATTCTCGCTCTGACATAAAAACATTTGGATCTGCAACAGTTCCTTTCAAAGTTGCTGGTATACCCCCACCGCCATTATGGAAGATATAAACATACATCAGAAGAGCATATACCCCAAATAAGAAAATGGCTATAATTCCCCATTTTTTCGCCAAATCAACACCTCCACTCACGCTCTCTTACTTAATTTAGTGTACTCAAAAACAGAAAAGATAGTACTATATTCAAACAAATATGCTTTAATCCAACTATTCTATTAAGAAAAGCCCACTTCGGACGACTTTGAGATATCATCACGGAGTATTTAGGAAAATGACAATGTCCTAATGAATGGTTCCAACCAGTTACAGATGAAGTATATATAAGTTGAAATAATGATAATAATAAAAGTAGCCGATTTTCATAATTAGGAAGACCGACTTTTTAAAATTTCGTGAACATCTACTTAAACTCACCTGCCTCATAATGTCGTAACCTAATTCAAGATAGAAATTCACTTATGGATGGTATGGTGTATCACATTGGTTTGACATAACCCCCGGCCACAGAATTTTTCAATTGCTATTCCCCTGAATTCTGAAAATATCGAGGAATTTACAACCAGTTAACTTCATATGTTTATTTTACGTATGAAGGAGGCAGTAATTTGTTCATATTTAGGAATAAACAGTCTAAACGCATCAAACAATCCTCAGTCAAAAGGCATAAATCATCCACTAATCTAGAAATTAAAAACAACTTCGATAGTATTATGAGATTTTCTGAATCAGTTTTGGATCAGGCAAAGGATTTTAAGAATAGTAAAGATAGGTTAAAAGAAGAGAATGAACATCCCTTAATTGATGTTGTTAGATTGATTGGAAGACAACTTCAATCTCAATATTTAACTAATCTTTTATACCAAAGAGATGAAGCACTACTATCTATTTTGTCTCCCAAAGATGTACTTTTCGATCCATCAGCCTGGATTTCTAAGGATGGTACTATTTTCGAGGATGTAATGAGGAAGCTAAAAACGGATAAAGTAATTTCATTAAATCGCGACCTAGTGTTGCCTTGTTCATGGAAAAAATCAAGAATGGTTACTTGTATTGCTATGATTGGGGAAGGTAGACGAAGGGGGCAGTGGCGTCAAGATTACAATAATCACTACGTAAATTTATGGTTGCCCATGGGGATTGCATGGGTTGGTAGTGGAAATCATTCAATATCTACTGGAATAATTCAAGGTAAAGGTCATATTATTCCAAAAAATGTTTATGATATTAGTGATGTTTATGATTATGTGTATTGTGATGGTCTTAATTATTATCGGAAAGAAGATGGCAGTATAATCTCTCCAGTTATGAATGCTGAGTTTGCGGCAATTTTTGAAATAGGTCGTATGATGACTGAGAATTCGATAAGCTATTAGAAAATTGACTCTAAATATGAACTCTATAAGATAATAATTGATAGTTAGCTACATCTAGACTGCGGTCCCCTAAAATTATCCTTAGGCAAACTATTAAAACATGATATAATTTGGAAGTTCCAAGATGAAATTAATTTCAACTAATCCAGTTAGATAGAGGTGTTTTTATGTTTTTAACATTTTATAAAAACCATTACAAAAAGATCATTAACATATTATTAATGATCGCAACCTTTTATTTCATATTATTAGGTTCAGAGTTTTTACTCAAAATTGCAGCACCGATATTTATTGGTTTAATCATTTATTCAATCACTGAACCTCTCGCTTTATTCCTTAACAGAAAGGGCTTAAAGAAAGGAATTGCAACTACACTATCCTTCACTCTATTTGTAGTGGTCATACTTGGTATCTTTACAACCATTGGCGCTATTTTCTTTACACAAATGCAACAATTATCACAGTCCATTCCTCAATATGCTGCATCATTTGAGAATTTTATTGTCAACCAAACAGATTTTATTCAAGGGAATAT comes from the Paenisporosarcina antarctica genome and includes:
- a CDS encoding DUF6710 family protein codes for the protein MFIFRNKQSKRIKQSSVKRHKSSTNLEIKNNFDSIMRFSESVLDQAKDFKNSKDRLKEENEHPLIDVVRLIGRQLQSQYLTNLLYQRDEALLSILSPKDVLFDPSAWISKDGTIFEDVMRKLKTDKVISLNRDLVLPCSWKKSRMVTCIAMIGEGRRRGQWRQDYNNHYVNLWLPMGIAWVGSGNHSISTGIIQGKGHIIPKNVYDISDVYDYVYCDGLNYYRKEDGSIISPVMNAEFAAIFEIGRMMTENSISY
- a CDS encoding M48 family metallopeptidase, with the protein product MAKKWGIIAIFLFGVYALLMYVYIFHNGGGGIPATLKGTVADPNVFMSERELYLSEEYSRIKNFLFFVSIPYEWLVYLFILITGLSLAFERWIPLQNKWAILQNGVYVFLLSVLTFILLFPFDYYRYFLSKKYGISTQDFNSWMSDNVIDFWVNLGTTLVIVTVLYWLINKSTKRWWLNAWLLMIPFSIFLMFIQPVIIDPLYNDFYPLTNKELETKILALAEQAKIPAEHVYEVNMAEKTNALNAYVTGIGNNSRIVLWDTTLNRLSENEILFIMAHEMGHYVEKHIYFKIAGYILTTLVGLWLTAKIMPWVIHRFGRVLKIKRVNAIHSLPLFLLITSFLLFVSSPISNYSSRYQEIRADQYAIDLMNDPEAAVKTFQELTKSGLSEVNPPLLVKWFRYSHPTMLERINKVANENELKE